The stretch of DNA TCCCTACGGCCCGACCTGGTCCGCACCTGGGCCGGTGGCAACGGGCCGGTGAACGCCGAATATGTATGGCATCCGCTCGCGAAGACCTGGCAGCACCCCGTCGAGGGCGCCCGCTTCATGAGTGAACTGGAACCCGACTCGTTCGCCCACGATGTGGCGGCCGGCTTCGACGTCCCCGTCGATCTCGCCAGGGAGATGGCCGGCCGGGTGGGCGAGGCCATGAAGGACAGCGTCCTGGGGCTCTACCGCTCCGCTGTGACCATGGGCGAGGAGTGGGAACCGGGGCTGGCACGGGTGACCGCGCCGTGCCTCGTGTTCTGGGGAGTCCTTGATCCCGCCTGCCCGATCGGGTTCGGTGAGAAGCTCGCGGTCTCCCTGCGAGCCCCGGAAGTCGTGAGACTGGACTGCAATCACTGGCCGCTGCTGCAAAAGCCCGGTGAGGTCGCCGCGGCCATCGAGGCACACTGGAAGTCGCCGACCGATCAGGTCAGTTGAGCGGCGAGTCCCCCG from Streptomyces tsukubensis encodes:
- a CDS encoding alpha/beta fold hydrolase codes for the protein MPAILIHGVPDTHQVWDGVRRELTRTDVEAWNLPGFGAPRPEGFTSAKKEYVDWLIDRLERVGEPVDLVGHDWGCILTARVASLRPDLVRTWAGGNGPVNAEYVWHPLAKTWQHPVEGARFMSELEPDSFAHDVAAGFDVPVDLAREMAGRVGEAMKDSVLGLYRSAVTMGEEWEPGLARVTAPCLVFWGVLDPACPIGFGEKLAVSLRAPEVVRLDCNHWPLLQKPGEVAAAIEAHWKSPTDQVS